The following coding sequences lie in one Deltaproteobacteria bacterium genomic window:
- a CDS encoding iron-containing redox enzyme family protein, whose product MDMQTFWQGVERIADEFNIGKHPLAQLVHDGKATKRQIQQFAVEHYEMTVRDSGPYIANGYINMTKLDAHGAELMADNFAEEAMGLHTHTGGHAALLYEFWEKGLGLPKQELEESSASPAARTMNAYFWLLVTNKVKYSGALGVLEGGFSLACEKMLDGLQQHYGMKPEALRFFSGHIEADREHAQTGRKLIETLLTTERDRQEFLKEARCAAELYWKGWDAML is encoded by the coding sequence ATGGACATGCAAACTTTTTGGCAGGGAGTCGAACGGATCGCCGATGAGTTTAACATCGGTAAACATCCCCTGGCGCAACTAGTGCACGATGGCAAAGCCACCAAACGGCAAATCCAGCAGTTCGCCGTCGAGCACTACGAGATGACCGTGCGGGATTCCGGCCCGTATATCGCCAATGGTTATATCAACATGACGAAACTGGACGCCCACGGAGCCGAGCTGATGGCGGACAACTTCGCCGAGGAAGCCATGGGCCTGCATACTCACACCGGCGGTCATGCCGCGCTGTTGTACGAGTTCTGGGAAAAAGGACTGGGATTGCCCAAGCAAGAGCTAGAGGAGTCGAGCGCTTCGCCGGCGGCCCGCACGATGAATGCATACTTCTGGTTGCTCGTGACTAACAAGGTCAAGTATTCGGGTGCCTTGGGCGTGCTGGAAGGCGGCTTTTCCCTCGCCTGCGAGAAAATGCTCGACGGACTGCAACAGCACTATGGCATGAAGCCGGAAGCGCTACGCTTTTTCTCCGGCCACATTGAAGCGGACCGCGAACACGCCCAGACCGGTCGCAAACTGATCGAGACGTTGCTGACCACCGAGCGGGACCGGCAAGAGTTTCTCAAAGAGGCGCGCTGCGCCGCCGAGCTTTATTGGAAAGGTTGGGATGCGATGCTGTAA
- a CDS encoding toxin-antitoxin (TA) system antitoxin produces the protein MLTKTADVQETQASLQDLLSLVREGTEIVLTEGTTPLARMVPIVLSPAQRVAGLHAGAIWTSEDFDEPLPEEFWTETT, from the coding sequence ATGCTTACAAAAACGGCCGATGTACAAGAGACTCAGGCGAGTTTACAAGACCTTCTCTCTTTAGTACGTGAGGGAACCGAAATAGTGCTGACCGAGGGCACCACGCCACTTGCCCGCATGGTGCCGATTGTGTTGTCTCCTGCACAGCGTGTGGCGGGACTACACGCCGGAGCAATCTGGACTAGTGAGGATTTTGATGAGCCGTTGCCAGAGGAATTCTGGACAGAAACAACTTAG
- a CDS encoding dihydrolipoyl dehydrogenase — MSKEKRVEVAIIGAGTAGLSACSEVRKATDNFVLIQAGPYGSTCARVGCMPSKVLLQVAHDFHRRHVLGQEGISGGEQLKVDRRKVLQYVRSLRDHFVQGVLKTVEQLGDHNIQGAARFREPTVLEVDGQAIRAKRVIIAAGSSPVVPGEWQTFADRILTTDTLFEQEALPSSLAVVGLGAIGVEIGQAVARLGCQVTGITQSEHLAGLTDPVVTSCLREALQREFPIYVGAITEVAEEGAQLALRFDATTARADSILASIGRRPNIAQLGLDTLGIPLDHRGLPVYDHTTLQVQGFPIFIAGDADGDRPVLHEAADDGRIAGFNSVQDQPHCFQRRTRLSIVFCEPNVAVVGRTFAELQEEDIAAGEVRFDRQGRAKVMAENTGMLRVYGDTQSGQLLGAELAAPRGEHVAHLLAWAIQKHLTVFDLLQLPFYHPVIEEGLRTSLRDLSRQVHARRPSFELALCDSAAVADLG, encoded by the coding sequence ATGAGCAAAGAGAAAAGAGTTGAGGTCGCCATCATCGGGGCGGGAACCGCCGGACTGTCGGCTTGCAGCGAGGTGCGCAAAGCGACCGATAATTTTGTGCTGATTCAGGCGGGACCGTATGGCTCCACCTGCGCCCGGGTGGGCTGTATGCCCTCCAAAGTGCTCCTCCAAGTGGCCCACGACTTTCACCGCCGTCATGTGCTCGGTCAAGAAGGAATCTCCGGTGGTGAACAACTGAAGGTGGACCGCCGTAAGGTGCTGCAGTACGTGCGCTCCCTGCGCGATCATTTTGTGCAAGGGGTGCTGAAAACGGTTGAGCAACTGGGCGACCACAATATCCAAGGCGCCGCCCGTTTTCGGGAGCCCACTGTCCTCGAAGTTGACGGGCAAGCGATCCGAGCCAAACGGGTCATCATTGCCGCGGGGTCCAGCCCGGTCGTGCCAGGGGAATGGCAGACGTTTGCGGACCGGATCCTGACGACCGACACACTTTTTGAACAGGAAGCCCTGCCGTCTTCTCTGGCCGTCGTGGGCTTGGGCGCCATAGGCGTGGAAATAGGGCAGGCCGTAGCCCGGTTAGGGTGTCAGGTGACGGGGATCACCCAATCGGAGCATCTGGCTGGGCTGACGGACCCCGTGGTCACGAGCTGTCTACGAGAGGCCTTACAACGCGAGTTCCCGATCTACGTTGGTGCGATTACCGAGGTCGCCGAGGAAGGCGCTCAACTCGCTCTCCGTTTTGACGCCACCACCGCGCGTGCAGACTCGATACTCGCCAGCATCGGACGCCGACCGAACATTGCGCAGTTAGGACTCGACACACTCGGAATCCCCCTCGACCACCGTGGTCTTCCTGTTTACGATCACACCACACTCCAAGTGCAAGGGTTTCCTATTTTTATCGCTGGCGACGCCGACGGAGATCGGCCCGTGTTGCATGAAGCCGCGGATGACGGGCGCATCGCCGGGTTTAACAGCGTGCAAGACCAGCCCCATTGTTTCCAGCGCCGCACGCGGCTGAGTATCGTCTTCTGCGAGCCTAACGTCGCCGTGGTTGGTCGCACCTTTGCTGAGTTACAGGAGGAGGACATTGCCGCAGGTGAGGTCCGGTTTGACCGGCAGGGCCGGGCTAAGGTCATGGCCGAGAATACCGGTATGCTCCGCGTGTATGGCGACACGCAGAGCGGGCAACTCCTCGGCGCGGAACTGGCAGCCCCCAGAGGCGAGCATGTGGCCCACCTACTCGCGTGGGCGATACAGAAACACCTGACGGTCTTCGACCTGTTACAGCTCCCCTTCTATCATCCGGTCATTGAAGAGGGCTTGCGCACGTCCCTGCGCGATCTGTCACGACAGGTGCACGCCCGGCGTCCTAGCTTCGAACTCGCGCTCTGCGACAGCGCTGCCGTGGCTGACCTGGGGTAA
- a CDS encoding LLM class flavin-dependent oxidoreductase: protein MKFGYFTLTDNPPAYGAQRRDPNRFLLEVLEECQVAEELGYHSAWVPEHHFGLFGCLPSPAVFLAHVAARTKRIQLAPATVLLPCNHPLRVAEEFALLDLLSNGRAVFSAGRGYDKREYDAFEIPFAESRDRFTEGLDILRTAWTQEEFTYQGRFYSFPEPITCLPRPVQQPHPPIYVACFSRPTVEMAAEQGYHTLFAPFAAAMMFGSVAAAVQTYKELAASHGHTDARAKCSYFVNVADSKAEELATKERLRLYLHSILPAFPDDRATAPPHIAYFADIVERLQKMKAEDFGERSVVTGDVDTCIATLKKCEAAGIEEVILYFNFGLYSHKDTLQSMERFARDVMPHFA, encoded by the coding sequence ATGAAGTTTGGCTATTTCACCTTGACCGATAACCCCCCAGCCTACGGTGCGCAGCGCCGCGATCCTAATCGGTTTCTCCTCGAAGTGTTGGAGGAATGTCAGGTCGCCGAGGAGCTGGGCTACCATTCCGCTTGGGTGCCGGAACATCATTTCGGTTTGTTCGGTTGTTTGCCGTCGCCGGCGGTGTTTCTCGCTCATGTCGCGGCTCGTACCAAGCGTATTCAATTGGCGCCGGCAACCGTGCTGCTGCCCTGTAATCACCCGCTCCGCGTCGCTGAGGAGTTTGCGCTGCTCGATCTGTTGAGTAACGGACGAGCGGTGTTTTCCGCCGGACGCGGCTATGACAAGCGCGAGTACGATGCCTTCGAGATTCCTTTCGCCGAAAGTCGGGACCGCTTCACCGAGGGGTTGGACATCCTTCGCACTGCCTGGACTCAGGAGGAATTCACCTATCAGGGACGTTTCTATTCGTTTCCCGAGCCGATCACTTGTCTGCCGCGCCCCGTACAGCAGCCGCACCCTCCCATCTATGTGGCGTGTTTCAGCCGCCCGACGGTCGAGATGGCGGCGGAGCAAGGCTACCATACCCTGTTCGCGCCGTTTGCCGCCGCGATGATGTTTGGCAGTGTAGCGGCCGCCGTACAAACCTATAAGGAACTTGCCGCCAGTCATGGCCACACGGACGCCCGCGCCAAGTGCTCGTATTTCGTGAATGTGGCGGATTCGAAAGCCGAGGAGCTGGCGACCAAAGAGCGCTTGCGGCTCTATCTTCATTCCATCCTGCCGGCGTTTCCCGATGACCGGGCGACCGCGCCGCCGCATATCGCCTATTTCGCCGATATCGTCGAGCGGTTACAAAAAATGAAAGCCGAGGATTTTGGCGAGCGCAGCGTAGTGACCGGGGATGTAGATACGTGCATCGCCACCCTGAAGAAATGCGAAGCGGCGGGAATCGAAGAAGTGATTCTCTATTTCAATTTCGGTCTCTACAGTCACAAAGATACGTTGCAGTCGATGGAGCGCTTCGCGCGGGACGTGATGCCGCATTTCGCGTAA
- a CDS encoding prenyltransferase has product MKVGSARVATTHQTLGGAVQGWLARGRALVRLGRPLFLGGSVVLYALGAAVAVVHGHMIDPVLYLLGQAAVILFQLMTHYANDYFDYEADRANPTPTRWSGGSRVLVEGELPRGVAFGVALLLAAAGLGLMLRLAGMERTGPLALPTLMVVLVLSWEYSAPPLRLHSLGLGELAVALVVTTLVPFVGFYLQAPDLVGVRVLLLAVAPLCCLQFAMLLAIEVPDAAGDRAVGKRTLVVRLGTERAARLYVLTVAAAYASLPVLATAGLPKAVALAAAVPAPVALWRIARTRAGDFQRPERWESVTFWAVALLMGTTVVELVGITLLFV; this is encoded by the coding sequence ATGAAAGTCGGCTCTGCGCGCGTTGCCACGACGCACCAAACCCTGGGAGGAGCCGTGCAGGGCTGGCTTGCGCGGGGACGGGCGCTGGTGCGCCTCGGGCGTCCCCTGTTTTTGGGGGGTAGTGTCGTGCTCTACGCGCTCGGGGCAGCGGTGGCGGTCGTGCACGGCCACATGATCGATCCCGTGCTTTACTTGCTGGGACAGGCGGCGGTCATCCTCTTCCAACTCATGACGCACTACGCGAACGACTACTTCGACTACGAGGCCGATCGCGCGAACCCCACACCGACCCGCTGGTCGGGGGGCAGCCGCGTGCTCGTCGAAGGCGAGTTACCGCGCGGGGTGGCGTTCGGCGTGGCCCTCCTACTGGCAGCGGCGGGGCTGGGTCTGATGCTGAGACTGGCGGGTATGGAGCGCACGGGACCCTTAGCACTGCCGACCCTCATGGTGGTGCTGGTGCTGTCGTGGGAGTACAGTGCGCCGCCGCTACGCCTGCATTCGTTGGGGCTCGGCGAACTCGCCGTTGCGCTGGTGGTGACTACACTCGTGCCGTTTGTCGGCTTCTATCTGCAGGCGCCAGATCTGGTGGGAGTGCGCGTGTTGTTGCTGGCGGTGGCGCCACTTTGCTGCCTGCAATTCGCGATGCTGCTGGCCATCGAGGTCCCGGATGCCGCCGGCGATAGAGCGGTAGGCAAGCGCACCTTGGTGGTGCGCCTCGGCACCGAGCGCGCGGCGAGACTCTACGTACTGACTGTCGCCGCGGCGTACGCATCGCTCCCGGTGCTCGCCACGGCCGGGCTCCCAAAGGCGGTCGCGCTCGCGGCAGCCGTGCCCGCGCCGGTGGCCCTGTGGCGGATCGCGCGTACGCGCGCCGGTGACTTCCAGCGTCCGGAGCGATGGGAGAGCGTCACCTTCTGGGCGGTGGCGCTGCTGATGGGAACAACGGTGGTAGAGCTCGTGGGGATTACCCTTCTCTTTGTCTGA
- a CDS encoding molybdopterin-dependent oxidoreductase, whose product MTHVAHVACPHDCPDSCLMDVTIDNGRAVKITANKEHPFTRGALCAKVNKFLDRVYAPDRLLFPVKRVGPKGPGAQFARISWEEALTTIATKMQEAIATHGPQAILPYSYRGNNGVYQSNGMDRRFFHALGASTLARTICAGGLYGALTYSDVFQGYAPEGLVESKLIVFWASNPLNTGLHVWPLVQEAKRRGAKLIVIDPYRSRTARVCDEHIFLRPGTDAALALGMMKVIEEEQLADREYISRYTTGYELFAERLRVLSLDELAQACDVPARKIRELAREYTTTTPATIRMGIGIQRCGGAAAAVRAVACLPAQTGAWRRVGGGMCNFWGAMFTAQNMERAMRPDLSPLGTREINMVRLAEHLLDPTLTPPITVLYNYNCNPAASLPDQPALRRALQRPDLFTVVHDHFLTDSADYADIVLPATTALEHDDAVLAYGGDFGSFSRRALEPLGEAKSNAEVFQLLGRALGLTDPAVYASAEELMVDTLRKNVSSAEFVNAPFLKTRAEPDLLPHVEGKFHTPSGRFEFYCEKLARDGFDPLPTFTPPHETLSAGPYPLNFLPRKHKDSLNSSYGHLPIMRRQEHEARTLEMHPDDAAARHLQEGEEVRVFNARGAFVMPLKVTYNVSPGTTATFWGWWDKLSGGKGNVNNVTSAALTDLGGGGTFYDCRVEVERWDGQPI is encoded by the coding sequence ATGACTCACGTCGCCCATGTTGCTTGCCCGCACGACTGCCCGGACTCGTGCTTGATGGATGTCACGATCGACAACGGCCGTGCTGTCAAAATTACGGCCAACAAGGAGCATCCGTTCACGCGCGGCGCGCTCTGCGCGAAGGTAAATAAGTTTCTCGATCGCGTCTACGCACCGGATCGCCTGCTCTTTCCGGTCAAGCGGGTCGGCCCCAAGGGCCCGGGAGCGCAATTCGCTCGCATCTCGTGGGAAGAGGCCCTCACGACCATCGCGACGAAGATGCAAGAGGCCATCGCCACGCACGGTCCGCAGGCGATCTTGCCGTATTCCTATCGCGGGAACAACGGCGTGTATCAGAGCAACGGCATGGATCGGCGTTTCTTCCATGCGCTCGGCGCGTCAACCTTGGCGCGCACCATCTGCGCAGGTGGTCTCTATGGTGCGTTGACGTATTCCGATGTGTTCCAGGGATACGCACCTGAAGGTCTGGTCGAGAGCAAACTCATCGTCTTCTGGGCCTCGAACCCGCTAAACACCGGTCTGCATGTTTGGCCGTTGGTTCAAGAGGCCAAACGGCGTGGAGCCAAACTCATCGTTATCGATCCCTACCGCTCGCGCACAGCGCGCGTCTGCGATGAGCATATTTTTCTACGCCCAGGGACGGATGCCGCGCTCGCGCTCGGCATGATGAAAGTCATCGAGGAAGAACAGTTGGCCGATCGAGAGTATATAAGCCGCTACACGACCGGGTATGAACTTTTTGCCGAACGGCTGCGCGTGCTCTCTTTGGACGAGCTTGCTCAGGCGTGCGATGTGCCGGCGAGGAAGATCCGGGAACTCGCGCGAGAATACACCACGACTACACCGGCAACGATTCGCATGGGCATTGGCATTCAACGCTGTGGCGGCGCAGCGGCGGCGGTGCGCGCCGTCGCCTGTCTGCCGGCGCAAACCGGCGCGTGGCGACGTGTCGGTGGCGGTATGTGTAATTTCTGGGGGGCGATGTTCACTGCACAGAACATGGAAAGAGCGATGCGCCCTGATCTGTCACCACTGGGGACGCGCGAAATCAACATGGTGCGGCTGGCGGAACATCTGCTCGATCCCACGCTGACCCCGCCCATCACGGTCCTCTACAACTACAATTGCAATCCCGCCGCATCGTTACCCGACCAACCGGCATTGCGACGCGCGCTGCAACGACCGGATTTGTTCACCGTCGTGCACGATCACTTCTTGACCGATAGCGCGGACTACGCCGATATTGTGTTGCCGGCTACCACGGCTTTGGAACACGACGACGCCGTGCTCGCCTACGGCGGCGACTTTGGCAGCTTTAGCCGCCGCGCGCTGGAGCCGCTTGGCGAGGCGAAATCCAACGCCGAAGTTTTTCAGTTGCTGGGCCGTGCGCTTGGTCTGACGGACCCCGCCGTCTATGCCTCGGCTGAGGAACTGATGGTTGATACCTTACGAAAAAATGTGTCGAGCGCTGAGTTCGTCAACGCACCGTTTCTCAAGACCCGCGCCGAGCCGGATCTGTTGCCGCATGTCGAGGGCAAGTTTCATACGCCCTCGGGCCGGTTCGAGTTTTACTGCGAGAAGCTGGCGCGTGACGGATTCGATCCGCTGCCGACCTTTACGCCGCCGCATGAAACCCTGAGCGCTGGTCCGTATCCACTCAATTTTTTGCCGCGTAAGCATAAAGATTCCCTCAACTCCTCTTACGGGCACCTGCCGATCATGCGCCGGCAAGAACATGAGGCGCGCACGCTGGAGATGCATCCCGATGACGCCGCCGCGCGTCATCTCCAGGAAGGGGAAGAGGTACGCGTCTTCAACGCTCGCGGCGCATTCGTAATGCCGCTCAAAGTGACCTATAACGTTTCGCCTGGGACGACGGCGACCTTCTGGGGGTGGTGGGACAAACTGTCCGGCGGCAAAGGCAACGTCAACAACGTGACTTCCGCCGCGCTGACCGATCTCGGTGGGGGCGGCACCTTCTACGATTGCCGTGTCGAGGTTGAGCGCTGGGACGGGCAGCCGATCTAA
- the bphC gene encoding biphenyl-2,3-diol 1,2-dioxygenase: protein MTSVAQLGYLGLSVSNVDEWERFAAHILGLQAGGREADGSLFLRMDEYHHRFIVHPTGKDDLAYIGWEVATEEAVQAIAAQLTAAGVTVQPGTTEEAEVRRVAGLIKFHDPSGIASEIFYGPLVTYDKPFQSPRSISGFKTAGQGLGHFVLFVDDLDRSLHFYRDVLGMRVSDFVRISPAPGVTLKVAFFHCNPRHHSLAFAAMPQASKRLHHFMLQANSLDDVGSTYYLCQDQKVPIVMNLGKHTNDHMVSFYLRTPSGFAVEYGYGAREVDDSTWQVQVHTSGSIWGHQGHL from the coding sequence ATGACGAGTGTTGCACAGTTGGGATACCTGGGTTTAAGCGTCAGCAACGTGGACGAGTGGGAGCGCTTTGCCGCTCACATTTTGGGACTACAGGCCGGCGGGCGAGAGGCCGACGGCTCGCTGTTTCTGCGCATGGATGAGTATCATCATCGCTTCATTGTCCATCCGACCGGCAAGGACGATTTGGCGTACATCGGCTGGGAGGTCGCCACCGAAGAAGCGGTGCAAGCGATAGCCGCGCAGCTTACTGCGGCTGGCGTGACGGTCCAACCGGGCACGACGGAGGAAGCTGAGGTGCGACGGGTCGCCGGACTTATTAAATTTCACGATCCCAGCGGCATCGCCTCGGAAATCTTCTACGGGCCGTTGGTGACGTATGACAAACCCTTTCAATCGCCGCGCTCCATTAGCGGTTTCAAAACCGCCGGGCAAGGGCTTGGGCACTTCGTCCTCTTCGTCGACGATCTTGACCGCAGTCTGCATTTTTATCGCGATGTATTAGGCATGCGCGTCAGCGATTTCGTCCGCATCTCGCCGGCTCCGGGTGTGACGCTCAAGGTCGCCTTTTTCCACTGCAACCCGCGCCATCACTCGCTGGCCTTCGCGGCGATGCCGCAGGCGTCTAAGCGTCTGCATCACTTCATGCTCCAGGCCAATTCCCTCGACGATGTGGGCTCGACGTATTACCTGTGCCAGGACCAGAAAGTTCCCATCGTCATGAACCTGGGTAAGCATACCAACGACCACATGGTGTCGTTTTACTTGCGCACCCCGTCCGGCTTTGCGGTGGAGTACGGCTACGGCGCGCGCGAGGTGGACGATAGCACGTGGCAAGTGCAGGTCCACACTTCCGGCAGCATCTGGGGACATCAGGGGCATCTGTAG
- a CDS encoding LLM class flavin-dependent oxidoreductase, with amino-acid sequence MKFYTFDELTYPAVPPEFGPEVRFTNRFCDPRAVTKTYHEHLDEWAMCEDLGFDGAFVNEHHFTAINIQPSCNITATAIIMRTKRMKVGVIGNILPLRHPVQTAEEFAMMDCLSGGRFIAGIVRGVPFEYVSYNIDPFTSRERLTEAYDIIQKCHNEEVFDYDGKHWKLTGVSIWPKPVQQPLPFWMPTGSLETIEFAAQRRITGCQVFYPTEAFKDSFDLYKKVARERFDWEPGYDNFVGARLLHVAETNEQAIEEAKAAVAYFFRVFSRPVNNPAPVPGLHTDRSFQHRQQIERDFPGPHTPFEQMREDGFIVCGDPDYVTRWLENDMKTAGYGHFMGMFHVGNMAHEKVVTSKQLFAQYVMPKLRSLNVDEVRQQPTTATQTAAYQVGTGKESEYLPLYPDFNYVISRDALETYREFTRHENGKVTTGWEMRVPEREADGFPYQIIFVGPTAEHRGSAIRLRLAGTNGGEISDAAEVVLESCHESGADRQVVFQGRYGQFKEIPDQHTPEAAVAVQRRAVAQDRYRIHLSVTVPSGTAQPDPTADESFFELECFKHVLNVTA; translated from the coding sequence ATGAAATTCTACACATTTGACGAATTGACCTATCCCGCAGTCCCGCCGGAGTTCGGTCCCGAGGTGCGATTCACCAACCGGTTTTGCGATCCACGAGCGGTGACCAAGACGTACCACGAACATCTTGATGAATGGGCGATGTGCGAAGATCTCGGTTTCGATGGCGCGTTCGTTAACGAACATCACTTCACTGCCATCAATATCCAGCCTTCTTGTAACATCACCGCTACCGCCATCATCATGCGTACCAAACGGATGAAGGTCGGGGTTATCGGCAACATTCTCCCGCTACGTCACCCTGTGCAAACGGCGGAAGAGTTCGCGATGATGGACTGCCTCTCCGGCGGTCGCTTCATTGCTGGCATCGTGCGTGGCGTGCCCTTCGAGTACGTCTCGTACAACATCGATCCCTTCACCAGCCGCGAGCGGCTCACCGAAGCCTACGATATCATTCAGAAGTGCCACAACGAAGAAGTCTTCGACTATGACGGCAAGCACTGGAAGTTAACCGGTGTCTCCATTTGGCCCAAGCCGGTGCAACAACCGTTGCCATTCTGGATGCCGACCGGGTCGTTGGAAACGATCGAGTTTGCCGCCCAGCGGCGGATCACCGGCTGTCAGGTGTTCTACCCGACTGAGGCGTTTAAGGACTCCTTCGACTTGTACAAAAAGGTGGCGCGTGAACGTTTTGACTGGGAACCGGGGTATGACAATTTTGTCGGTGCCCGTCTGCTTCACGTGGCGGAGACGAACGAGCAAGCGATCGAAGAAGCCAAGGCGGCGGTAGCGTATTTCTTCCGCGTTTTCTCACGTCCGGTGAACAATCCCGCGCCCGTGCCTGGACTCCACACCGACCGTTCGTTCCAGCATCGCCAACAGATCGAACGGGATTTTCCCGGTCCGCACACGCCGTTCGAGCAGATGAGGGAAGATGGGTTCATCGTCTGCGGCGATCCGGACTATGTCACCCGCTGGCTAGAGAATGACATGAAGACGGCAGGGTACGGCCACTTCATGGGAATGTTTCACGTCGGCAATATGGCGCATGAGAAAGTAGTGACCTCCAAGCAATTGTTCGCTCAGTATGTCATGCCCAAGTTGCGTTCATTGAATGTCGATGAGGTGCGACAGCAGCCAACTACGGCAACGCAAACTGCAGCGTATCAAGTCGGAACGGGAAAAGAGAGCGAATACCTGCCGCTCTATCCTGACTTCAATTATGTAATCTCTCGAGACGCTCTTGAAACATATCGAGAATTTACACGTCATGAAAATGGAAAAGTAACGACGGGTTGGGAAATGCGTGTGCCGGAGCGGGAAGCGGACGGCTTTCCGTATCAGATTATTTTTGTCGGCCCTACAGCGGAACATCGCGGCAGCGCGATTCGCCTCCGGCTTGCCGGTACGAATGGCGGCGAGATCTCCGATGCGGCGGAGGTCGTACTAGAAAGCTGCCACGAAAGTGGTGCCGACCGGCAGGTGGTCTTTCAGGGGAGGTACGGACAGTTCAAGGAGATTCCCGACCAACACACGCCGGAGGCTGCCGTGGCTGTGCAACGGCGGGCGGTCGCTCAGGATCGCTATCGTATCCATCTGAGCGTGACGGTGCCGAGCGGGACGGCGCAGCCAGATCCTACTGCAGATGAATCTTTCTTTGAATTAGAATGCTTCAAGCATGTGCTGAACGTGACCGCCTAA
- a CDS encoding alpha/beta hydrolase: MGAGDASQFTRNLVKVDDLSIPYFKGGRGQPLLYLHGLSGWGRWESYHMALGTTNMVYAPQLPGWPDGQIPASLTAVHDYAQVLVHFLDAVAIDTVDLVGHSFGGGIALQMAVAYPERISKLVLADPMGVYSAEAPAANLAAMDEEVFLHAAFARSGVVVVRGDFGGVTEDVRKGPEFEKQWKSREIVAKIVCGHYADLEMTQKLGTITASTLIVWGREDGIVPWRHGQVLAEAIPRAKFAVIDEAGHTPMREKRETFQRIVRDFLIGQEEELERDAMVKS; this comes from the coding sequence ATGGGCGCCGGGGATGCATCCCAGTTTACGCGCAACCTAGTGAAGGTTGACGACCTCTCGATCCCTTACTTCAAAGGCGGGCGGGGCCAGCCGCTCTTGTACCTGCATGGTCTGTCGGGGTGGGGGCGCTGGGAGAGTTATCACATGGCGCTCGGCACCACGAATATGGTCTATGCGCCGCAGTTGCCGGGCTGGCCAGATGGGCAGATACCCGCGAGCCTGACCGCAGTTCACGACTACGCCCAGGTCCTGGTCCATTTCCTGGATGCGGTTGCAATAGACACTGTTGACCTCGTCGGGCATTCGTTTGGCGGGGGGATCGCACTGCAGATGGCGGTGGCCTATCCGGAGCGCATCTCCAAACTCGTCTTGGCTGACCCAATGGGGGTGTATAGCGCAGAGGCCCCAGCGGCGAACCTCGCCGCTATGGACGAGGAGGTCTTTCTCCATGCCGCCTTCGCGCGGTCGGGTGTAGTGGTGGTGCGCGGCGACTTTGGCGGCGTTACCGAAGATGTACGCAAAGGGCCGGAATTCGAAAAGCAGTGGAAGAGCCGCGAGATCGTCGCCAAGATCGTCTGTGGTCACTACGCTGACCTGGAAATGACACAAAAGTTGGGCACGATTACTGCCAGCACCCTGATTGTTTGGGGTCGCGAGGACGGCATCGTACCGTGGCGACACGGGCAAGTGTTAGCGGAGGCGATCCCGCGCGCCAAATTTGCCGTGATCGATGAGGCTGGTCATACTCCGATGCGAGAGAAACGTGAGACCTTCCAACGCATCGTCCGTGACTTTCTCATCGGCCAAGAAGAAGAGCTGGAGCGTGACGCGATGGTCAAGAGCTAG